The Streptomyces sp. ICC1 DNA window GCCCTTGCTGGTGGCCCCGACGGTGATGGCGGCCTCTTCGGCCAGGTCGTTGACCCGGCAGTCGTCCTGGCTGTCGATGATGCGCAGGAACTCGTACTGGCCCATCGTCAGGCCGTGTTCGGTGCGCAGGCGTTCGCCCAGCGCGTTGTAGAGCCTGGTCTCGTAGCGGACGAGGTCCATGAACACCTGTGGGAGGTCGGTCACGCTCTGCTCCAGATTCGCGGGAATGACATTCCTAGGAATATACTTCCTAGTGAAGAACGATACGCATCCGGAGGATCCCATGAGCAAGGCACAGCGCGCGACGATCGACGCCCTGATGCGGCAGGCCCCGTTCGACGGCAGCCTTCCGCCGGAGCAGACACGCAAGGACTTCGAGGCCCAGATGGCCTCGGGCCCCGCCCCGGCAGGCGTGAGCGTCACCTCCTCCGTGCTCGGCGGGCGCCCCGCCCTGACCGTCGAGCCCGAAGACAGCCCCGCCACCGGGACGATCCTCTACTTCCACGGCGGAGGCTGGGTCTTCGGCTCACCCGCCACCGCTCTGCAGCTCACCGCCGCACTCGTGCGCCGCACCGGGATCCGCGCCGTCTCGCTCGACTACCGGCTCGCCCCCGAACACCCCTTCCCCGCCGCCCTCCAGGACGCCCTCACCGCCTACCGCGACCTGCTCGACCAAGGCGTTCCGGCCGACCAGATCGTCCTGGCCGGGGAGTCGGCAGGCGGCGGCCTCAGCATCACCACCCTGCTCACCGCCCGCGAAGCCGGACTGCCTATGCCGGCCGCCGCGGCCGTCTTCTCCCCGACCCTGGACGCCACCCTCTCGGGCGA harbors:
- a CDS encoding alpha/beta hydrolase, whose protein sequence is MSKAQRATIDALMRQAPFDGSLPPEQTRKDFEAQMASGPAPAGVSVTSSVLGGRPALTVEPEDSPATGTILYFHGGGWVFGSPATALQLTAALVRRTGIRAVSLDYRLAPEHPFPAALQDALTAYRDLLDQGVPADQIVLAGESAGGGLSITTLLTAREAGLPMPAAAAVFSPTLDATLSGESMTTKHDADPLFTHADLTTVFAHYLAGQDPAQPLLSPALHADPTGLPPLLLQAGSNEILLDDSTRFAVRAAAAGVDVQLDITADVPHVFQAFEGMLDEADAALDRAARFIATALART